In one window of Nicotiana tabacum cultivar K326 chromosome 12, ASM71507v2, whole genome shotgun sequence DNA:
- the LOC107827642 gene encoding uncharacterized protein LOC107827642: MAKAYTHDEFDSLMEMVDKVDIRVKEYFDLAGYEKWARMSAHVNRGWTMTSNIAESINVALVSARELPIYDFLEEVRKMYGRWNCSNRKEASHTYIMLGKKYQEILTLNEAMSTRMTVSLFLLLYHRLKHLHMVNDEGRHYTVCLLEKKCSCGRFQVDELPCPHAWVVLKSKFLVPEDYCSDYYKPKSVVMTYEVPVYPLPDRIEWNIPACISKEVVLPPKWKRPPRRPKKKRDKLFSELLQKKNQHLCSIYGQGRHNKRTCRNAPRD; encoded by the exons ATGGCAAAAGCATACACTCACGATGAATTTGATAGTCTAATGGAAATGGTAGATAAGGTAGATATTCGGGTGAAAGAATACTTTGATTTAGCTGGATACGAAAAGTGGGCTAGGATGTCTGCACATGTTAACCGGGGATGGACTATGACATCAAATATTGCTGAATCAATCAATGTCGCACTTGTATCAGCAAGAGAATTGCCAATATACGACTTCCTAGAAGAAGTTAGGAAGATGTATGGACGTTGGAATTGCAGCAATCGGAAAGAAGCTTCACACACATACATAATGCTTGGGAAAAAATACCAGGAGATTCTTACTTTGAATGAGGCAATGTCTACACGTATGACTGTAAGTTTATTTTTGCT GTTGTACCATCGACTGAAACACTTGCATATGGTGAATGATGAAGGAAGGCATTACACTGTTTGCCTCCTAGAGAAAAAGTGCAGTTGTGGGCGGTTCCAAGTTGACGAATTACCATGCCCACATGCTTGGGTTGTCTTGAAAAGCAAGTTTCTAGTGCCAGAAGATTATTGCTCGGATTATTATAAACCAAAGTCTGTTGTAATGACATACGAGGTGCCTGTGTATCCGCTGCCTGACCGAATTGAATGGAATATACCAGCATGTATATCAAAGGAAGTAGTCTTACCACCCAAATGGAAAAGACCTCCTAGAAGGCCAAAGAAGAAGCGCGATAAGCTGTTCAGTGAATTGTtgcagaagaaaaatcaacatttGTGTAGTATATATGGGCAGGGAAGACATAATAAGCGTACTTGTAGAAATGCTCCACGTGATTAG